From Pseudobythopirellula maris, one genomic window encodes:
- the nusA gene encoding transcription termination factor NusA, whose translation MNASEILRIVDAIHRDKNIDKEIVFEGIEAALVSALGKYYGEEADILVSIDRSSGEITAHCDGEQLDSEEVVGRIGAQTAKQVMIQKIREAERDALYDEYDELIGQMVSGVINRYEGAAATVTLPNVEAILPRSEQIPGETHHANERIRAAVYEVRKAGSRVKVILSRRMPALVQRLFEQEIPEIADGVIEIRAMSREPGYRSKVAVSSSDTRVDCVGACVGVRGNRIKNIVEELSGERIDIVRWDDNLEVLIPNALQPAEVDQVILCKMLGRAIVLVQEDNLSLAIGRRGQNVRLASKLSGWDIEIMTQDELAENIDRAIDGYSTIEGLEISVAERLVEEGFLSYDDLSIIEPDDLMEMGGISEEVVNHIVEQAENRAEEAEAAAVAARRLKKEQQRQAEADAKLAEAQAATEGGEAAEAGAEGDAPEVDATEEAATEEAPATEEAPADVAPAAEAASEEAVAEEPAAEAATGEEEEPTPASPEASK comes from the coding sequence ATGAACGCATCTGAAATCCTCCGCATTGTCGACGCGATCCATCGCGACAAGAACATCGACAAGGAGATCGTTTTCGAGGGGATCGAAGCGGCTTTGGTGTCGGCGTTGGGTAAGTACTACGGCGAAGAGGCGGACATCCTGGTTTCGATCGACCGCAGCAGCGGCGAGATCACCGCCCACTGCGACGGCGAGCAGCTCGACTCCGAGGAGGTGGTGGGCCGCATCGGCGCCCAGACCGCCAAGCAGGTGATGATCCAGAAGATCCGCGAGGCGGAGCGGGACGCCCTGTACGACGAGTACGACGAGCTGATCGGCCAGATGGTCAGCGGCGTGATCAACCGCTACGAAGGGGCGGCCGCCACGGTCACCCTGCCGAACGTCGAAGCGATCCTGCCGCGCAGCGAGCAGATCCCCGGCGAGACGCACCACGCCAACGAGCGGATCCGCGCCGCCGTGTACGAGGTCCGCAAGGCGGGCAGCCGCGTGAAGGTGATCCTCAGCCGCCGCATGCCCGCCCTGGTGCAGCGCCTGTTCGAGCAAGAGATCCCCGAGATCGCCGACGGCGTGATCGAGATCCGCGCCATGTCGCGCGAGCCGGGCTACCGGTCGAAGGTGGCCGTCTCGAGCAGCGACACCCGCGTCGACTGCGTCGGCGCCTGCGTCGGCGTTCGCGGCAACCGCATCAAGAACATCGTCGAAGAGCTCAGCGGCGAGCGGATCGACATCGTCCGCTGGGACGACAACCTCGAGGTCCTGATCCCCAACGCCTTGCAGCCGGCCGAGGTCGATCAGGTGATCCTCTGCAAGATGCTCGGCCGGGCGATCGTGCTCGTGCAGGAAGACAACCTGTCGCTGGCGATCGGCCGCCGCGGCCAGAACGTCCGCCTGGCGAGCAAGCTCTCCGGCTGGGACATCGAGATCATGACCCAGGACGAACTGGCCGAGAACATCGACCGCGCGATCGACGGTTACAGCACCATCGAGGGGCTGGAGATCTCGGTTGCCGAGCGGCTCGTCGAGGAGGGCTTCCTCAGCTACGACGACCTGTCGATCATCGAGCCCGACGACCTGATGGAGATGGGCGGCATCAGCGAGGAGGTCGTCAACCACATCGTCGAACAAGCCGAAAACCGGGCCGAAGAGGCCGAAGCGGCCGCCGTCGCCGCCCGCCGGCTCAAGAAGGAACAGCAGCGGCAAGCAGAGGCCGACGCCAAGCTGGCTGAGGCCCAGGCCGCCACCGAAGGCGGCGAAGCCGCCGAGGCTGGCGCCGAGGGCGACGCCCCCGAAGTGGATGCGACCGAGGAGGCTGCGACCGAAGAAGC
- a CDS encoding beta-ketoacyl-[acyl-carrier-protein] synthase family protein produces the protein MASTPNTTNDRRVVITGVGLISPIGDSADALWESLVAGRSGVAASDRFPQDATSPRFAAEAHTFSGKIDDFGPLTKETKKAIRKGLKLMCRETQMAVAAAQLALTDAGYGAEDAAPDPERSGVVLGSDYMLTLPQDFVGGMAKCTENGPFSLDIWGEEGLDEVEPLWMLKYLPNMPASHIAIFNDLRGPNNSLTMREASGLMAVGEALRTIARGHADRMVAGATGTRIMPMQAIHTLQSDRLALGDIDPVKASRPFDTNAAGMVCGEGAGMLVLETLESAQARGAEVYGEVVGFGSSQVSTHNPETNQLVGRNDVAIAQALKAALRDADWTADRLGHVNAHGIGAPDADRQEAEGLRAALGDAAGATPVFAPKSYFGNLGAGGGVVELVASLLATRHGELPRTLNCEDPSADCPIRVATEGGVAPGDRFATVNTTPQGQAAAVCVAQTG, from the coding sequence ATGGCTAGCACACCCAATACGACCAACGACAGGCGCGTGGTGATCACGGGCGTAGGGCTCATCAGCCCGATCGGCGATTCGGCCGATGCGCTCTGGGAATCGCTCGTCGCGGGCCGCAGCGGCGTCGCCGCAAGCGACCGCTTTCCCCAAGACGCCACCTCGCCCCGCTTCGCGGCCGAGGCCCACACGTTCAGCGGCAAGATCGACGACTTCGGCCCCCTCACGAAGGAGACCAAGAAGGCGATCCGCAAGGGCCTCAAGCTCATGTGCCGCGAAACGCAAATGGCCGTCGCCGCGGCGCAGCTCGCACTGACCGACGCCGGCTACGGCGCCGAGGACGCGGCGCCCGATCCCGAGCGCAGCGGCGTGGTCCTGGGCAGCGACTACATGCTCACCCTGCCGCAAGACTTCGTCGGCGGCATGGCCAAGTGCACCGAGAACGGTCCTTTCAGCCTCGACATCTGGGGCGAAGAAGGCCTCGACGAGGTCGAGCCGCTGTGGATGCTCAAGTACCTGCCCAACATGCCGGCCAGCCACATCGCGATCTTCAACGACCTGCGCGGGCCCAATAATTCGCTGACGATGCGTGAGGCGTCGGGCCTGATGGCCGTGGGCGAGGCGCTGCGGACGATCGCCCGCGGGCACGCCGACCGCATGGTGGCGGGCGCCACCGGCACGCGGATCATGCCGATGCAGGCGATCCACACGCTCCAGTCCGACCGGCTCGCCCTGGGCGACATCGACCCCGTCAAGGCGAGCCGCCCGTTCGACACGAACGCTGCGGGCATGGTCTGCGGCGAGGGCGCCGGCATGCTGGTGCTCGAAACGCTCGAATCGGCCCAAGCCCGCGGGGCCGAGGTTTACGGCGAGGTCGTCGGCTTCGGCTCTTCTCAGGTGTCGACCCACAACCCGGAAACCAACCAGCTCGTCGGCCGCAACGACGTGGCGATCGCCCAGGCGCTCAAGGCAGCGCTCCGCGACGCCGACTGGACAGCCGACCGGCTGGGGCACGTCAACGCCCACGGCATCGGCGCCCCCGACGCCGACCGCCAAGAGGCCGAGGGCCTGCGAGCCGCACTCGGCGACGCGGCCGGCGCCACGCCGGTGTTCGCCCCCAAGAGTTACTTTGGCAACCTCGGCGCCGGCGGCGGCGTGGTCGAACTGGTGGCGAGCCTGCTGGCGACCCGCCACGGCGAGTTGCCGCGTACGCTCAACTGCGAGGACCCCTCGGCCGACTGCCCGATTCGGGTGGCCACCGAGGGGGGTGTCGCCCCGGGCGATCGCTTTGCGACGGTCAACACCACCCCGCAGGGGCAAGCGGCGGCGGTTTGTGTCGCCCAGACCGGTTGA
- a CDS encoding dockerin type I domain-containing protein, translating into MPRTSSHALLLLKTCAVLAGVLVAATAGRLDAQQLHSWNALSEGAYANPANWLPANTPDSVNETARFDLFGSHTVGYEFNADILVHHLQVANGDFHFKGNQTSSLRAAHNFDLESGSLELEDFVLSVDETATLGSETLLELGNNSYYNAGATNIAAGTDNSSTELLAIAGATPVLGDLSLAETGGGNFEGLVTVMPGVEATVDNVSIATTGGEGQHGVLQVIGGVLQQNGPHPLVIGSDSELDTSGMIAAINSSDLRFSSHVTVNPTGRLRVSSSRVFLPRGLTVNGGEYRETGAVLRGLTPQSRLEALEGGELKLGDTLLTLGQGHSVGLDNASLTSVGGVAISDGGGVDLAGDAQFASTLSIGAGGTLTVEADATATLSGALTNHGGAAHVAAGASLIIDGDYAGDGFTGSGAVEFRGLMSPGQGPAEILLEGDAVWSSAAVLEIEVLGPPTGAGHDRIVLNGDAQLGGELRVALLEGAGGVYSPLPGRRLELIRAGGALSGAFDEYSLPALTSGLDWRVLQTTGALSLVVDTGLTGDFNADGAVDAADFTVWRDTLNQTGPAGLLAADGNLDGVVDGGDWVVWRDHYGDTLTSPAAGVPEPAGAAIALLAGCLGAAARRPRRLRRPCGPRR; encoded by the coding sequence ATGCCACGCACCTCATCCCACGCGTTGCTTTTACTAAAAACCTGCGCCGTGCTGGCGGGGGTCTTGGTCGCCGCCACCGCCGGGCGGCTCGACGCGCAACAGCTCCATTCTTGGAACGCTTTGTCCGAGGGCGCCTACGCCAACCCCGCCAACTGGCTGCCAGCCAACACGCCCGACAGCGTGAACGAAACGGCGAGGTTCGACCTGTTCGGCTCGCACACGGTCGGCTACGAATTCAACGCGGACATCCTGGTCCACCACTTGCAAGTCGCCAACGGCGATTTCCATTTCAAGGGCAACCAGACCTCGTCGCTCAGAGCGGCCCACAACTTCGACCTTGAATCGGGCTCGCTCGAACTCGAAGACTTTGTGCTCAGCGTCGACGAGACCGCGACCCTCGGCTCCGAGACGCTGCTCGAACTGGGCAACAACAGCTACTACAACGCGGGTGCGACCAACATAGCCGCGGGCACCGACAACAGCTCGACCGAATTACTAGCGATCGCCGGCGCCACCCCCGTGCTGGGCGACCTGTCGCTGGCCGAGACCGGCGGCGGCAATTTCGAAGGGCTCGTCACGGTGATGCCGGGCGTCGAGGCCACGGTCGACAACGTGTCGATCGCCACGACCGGCGGCGAGGGTCAGCACGGGGTCCTGCAGGTGATCGGCGGCGTGCTCCAACAGAACGGCCCCCATCCGCTGGTGATCGGCTCCGACAGCGAGCTCGACACGTCGGGCATGATCGCGGCGATCAACTCCTCCGACCTGCGCTTCAGCAGCCACGTGACGGTCAACCCCACCGGCCGGCTGCGTGTCTCGTCGTCGCGGGTCTTCTTGCCCCGGGGGCTCACGGTCAACGGCGGCGAGTACCGAGAAACGGGCGCGGTGTTGCGTGGGCTCACCCCGCAGTCGCGGCTCGAAGCGCTGGAGGGGGGCGAGCTCAAACTGGGCGACACCCTCCTGACGCTCGGCCAGGGGCATTCGGTTGGCCTCGACAACGCTTCGCTAACGAGCGTCGGCGGCGTGGCGATCAGCGACGGCGGCGGCGTCGACCTGGCGGGAGACGCCCAGTTCGCCTCGACATTGTCGATCGGCGCGGGCGGAACGCTCACCGTCGAAGCGGACGCCACGGCCACGCTCAGCGGGGCGCTGACCAACCACGGCGGCGCGGCCCATGTGGCCGCAGGCGCTAGCCTGATAATCGACGGCGATTACGCCGGCGACGGATTCACGGGCTCCGGCGCGGTCGAGTTCCGCGGGCTGATGAGCCCCGGCCAGGGCCCGGCCGAGATCCTCTTGGAAGGCGACGCCGTTTGGTCGAGCGCTGCGGTGCTAGAGATCGAGGTGCTCGGCCCCCCAACGGGCGCCGGCCACGACCGCATCGTGCTGAACGGCGATGCTCAGCTGGGCGGCGAACTGCGAGTCGCGTTGCTCGAAGGCGCCGGGGGCGTCTACTCGCCGCTGCCCGGGCGCCGCCTGGAATTGATCCGGGCCGGGGGCGCCCTCTCGGGAGCGTTCGATGAGTACAGCCTGCCCGCGCTCACCTCGGGCCTCGACTGGCGGGTGTTGCAAACGACCGGCGCTCTCTCGCTCGTTGTCGACACGGGACTCACCGGCGACTTCAACGCCGACGGCGCCGTCGACGCCGCCGACTTCACGGTGTGGCGCGACACCCTCAACCAGACCGGCCCCGCCGGGCTGCTGGCCGCCGACGGCAACCTCGACGGCGTGGTCGACGGCGGCGATTGGGTCGTGTGGCGTGACCACTACGGCGACACGCTGACGAGCCCCGCCGCCGGCGTGCCGGAGCCGGCCGGCGCGGCGATCGCCCTGCTGGCGGGCTGCCTGGGGGCTGCCGCTCGCCGGCCGCGCCGACTCCGTAGGCCCTGCGGGCCCCGTCGCTAG
- the fabF gene encoding beta-ketoacyl-ACP synthase II: MKRRVAITGMGAVTSLSLKVDDLWRRILAGESGIHEIRDFDTSQHKVHFGGDIYDWSTAGYVEHKDNKRIDRFTQLAMVAAVDAVNDSGIDFAKEDPYRCGVIIGSGIGGLNEIEQQNERLLTKGPGKVSPFTIPKLMLNAASGHVSIRYGLRGPNYAIATACASATNAMGNAMKTIQDDDADVMVTGGAEAACTAIALAGFSNMRALSERHDDPTGASRPFDKDRDGFVLSEGAGLLVFEELEHAKARGATIYGEVLGAGASGDAGHITQPDPHGAGAARAMSNALKNAGLDPESIDYINAHGTSTPLGDKAETEAIKSVYGDHAYKMSVSSTKSQLGHLLGASGGVEAIFCALALVNQVVPPTINLETPDPECDLDYTPGQPKERELNRTMSNSFGFGGHNASIIIGRAE; the protein is encoded by the coding sequence ATGAAGCGACGCGTAGCAATCACCGGCATGGGAGCCGTGACCTCTCTGTCTCTGAAAGTCGACGACCTCTGGCGCCGCATCTTGGCGGGCGAGAGCGGCATCCACGAGATCCGTGACTTCGACACCTCGCAGCACAAGGTCCACTTCGGCGGCGACATCTACGACTGGTCGACCGCCGGCTACGTCGAGCACAAAGACAACAAGCGGATCGACCGCTTCACGCAGCTCGCCATGGTCGCCGCCGTCGACGCGGTGAACGACTCGGGCATCGACTTCGCGAAGGAAGACCCCTACCGCTGCGGCGTGATCATCGGGTCGGGCATCGGCGGGCTCAACGAGATCGAGCAGCAGAACGAGCGGCTGCTGACCAAGGGCCCCGGCAAGGTCTCGCCGTTCACGATCCCCAAGCTGATGCTCAACGCCGCCAGCGGGCACGTCTCGATCCGCTACGGCCTGCGCGGCCCGAACTACGCCATCGCCACCGCCTGCGCCAGCGCGACGAACGCCATGGGCAACGCGATGAAGACCATCCAGGACGACGACGCCGACGTCATGGTCACCGGCGGCGCCGAGGCGGCCTGCACGGCGATCGCCCTGGCCGGCTTCTCGAACATGCGCGCCCTCTCCGAGCGGCACGACGACCCCACCGGCGCCAGCCGGCCGTTCGACAAAGACCGCGACGGCTTCGTGCTCTCCGAGGGCGCCGGGCTGCTCGTTTTCGAGGAATTAGAGCACGCCAAGGCCCGCGGCGCGACGATCTACGGCGAGGTGCTCGGCGCCGGGGCGAGCGGCGACGCCGGCCACATCACCCAACCCGACCCGCACGGCGCCGGCGCCGCCCGGGCGATGTCCAACGCCCTGAAAAACGCCGGCCTCGATCCCGAATCGATCGACTACATCAACGCCCACGGCACGAGCACGCCGCTGGGCGACAAGGCCGAGACCGAGGCGATCAAGTCGGTCTACGGCGACCACGCCTACAAGATGTCGGTCTCCAGCACCAAGAGCCAGTTGGGGCACCTGCTGGGGGCGAGCGGCGGCGTCGAGGCGATCTTCTGCGCGTTGGCCCTGGTCAACCAGGTCGTCCCGCCGACGATCAACCTCGAAACGCCCGACCCCGAGTGCGACCTCGACTACACGCCGGGCCAGCCCAAAGAGCGGGAGCTCAACCGCACGATGAGCAACAGCTTCGGCTTCGGCGGGCACAACGCGTCGATCATCATTGGCCGCGCCGAATGA